The following are encoded together in the Diachasmimorpha longicaudata isolate KC_UGA_2023 chromosome 3, iyDiaLong2, whole genome shotgun sequence genome:
- the LOC135160321 gene encoding ribonuclease P/MRP protein subunit POP5, with the protein MVRFKNRYITVEITLKDGEERLLVLKPSALYHAVQKSVEKMYGDFGLASIKAGLNAQYCNPHTRIALIKCRHGPHNFLINAIPTINDVGGKFVEMKILYVGATMKNCFLFIKKHQRKTLETAWGTLRNDQEKKKMIEILMTLTSEMKDFR; encoded by the exons GTATATTACGGTTGAAATTACCTTGAAAGACGGTGAGGAGAGACTTCTGGTGCTAAAGCCTTCTGCACTGTACCATGCTgttcaaaaaagtgtggagAAGATGTATGGAGACTTTGGGCTGGCATCGATCAAGGCCGGATTGAACG ctCAATATTGCAATCCACACACAAGAATAGCTCTTATCAAGTGTCGACATGGGccccacaattttttaattaatgctATTCCCACAATTAACGATGTCGGTGGAAAATTCGTGGAGATGAAGATACTCTACGTCGGAGCGACCATGAAGAACTGTTTTTTGTTTATCAAG AAACATCAGCGAAAAACGTTGGAGACTGCCTGGGGAACACTGAGAAATGATcaggagaagaagaaaatgattgaaatactGATGACCTTGACATCAGAAATGAAAGATTTTAGGTAG
- the Corn gene encoding uncharacterized protein Corn isoform X2: MFSVLCETRWREDPQGSPMSSEGLCEDKNHSTENEEKNVKMNDEEIEVDLKISELCLPASPQYITRQDSGVPEDLLSPSNKTSPENDDEDPNETMNSDCNITVIHVTDGLTEGKDKDNKDGSDSGVEGCTAEIPRVNGYSSSINNLDEVSCDSSLVSCSSVYEDPCGTLPDELLPRTPPTSHSRDHTSEGGSESSSVTGSTGSRPTPRTSKRPPCTPTTTTKKKPSNPPQKTSRIRPMPQTELPRPKSRAPIVKAPPPKQTVKPWSAGPSARSRTRSRPALDSLTLSISSPLAKELEKDLFQRSITRGTTSSISKCRTTPITTPSEDVKRTLSTPRSSKLLTRSITVDKTRVKTDLHKLETKTIETFGTFPRRRTSKFSLPPSEEPKKSLSRDPSLSRLDKPRMKSLLKAKSTERTIIYHEVSVQTGLTAPDIEQLLNGLPARACGPEVPDKITSDTQTDNPMIPESLYQSLKAQFDDLKKEKDKLELKLSSTERNLMDERSDHHFTRQELDKNLQRVQAILGNTENPEGNDSLLELESHFQESGQVIANQQVEMANLQSLCIMLSRDLERSRAAHNTLLQDQQEVEAETLQLQEFLHLEKTAMSEAMKELEAELVQKNEQLASKDEEIRRATEECKHLVRMSEQRRQENLSLEMRMSAIERKSRELLLTQGAAVSGAGVALSGLGNRLEALVDQLVKSYKISEKDLEDVIYHNEAYSKSNSSAESSPVSSRSLNLVPSPKRHSFVSAVIGAIRNAATHPFVVKGEKGVEKGLFREFRADEREDLLDFETEPCLMMESVLEDVPLHDGYSRNMVSSCDSLRRGFSVPDGGLDGYGDADLGRSTEEFSSLNSLTQAILNRRRVEENEEEETADEEDDEDESGEGGQGDYGTAVNLVDQVIDVDNLVTKLLKVLRIIQLENDTCIKELREEKGELEGRLAIAEKEESTEKTEGVAS; this comes from the exons ATGTTCTCGGTTCTATGTGAAACAAGGTGGCGAGAGGATCCCCAGGGATCTCCAATGTCTTCCGAGGGACTTTGTGAGGATAAAAACCATTCCACCGAG AATGAAGAGAAGAACGTGAAGATGAATGACGAAGAGATTGAAGTCGATCTGAAGATTTCCGAGTTATGTCTACCAGCATCGCCTCAGTATATCACACGTCAGGATTCTGGTGTACCGGAGGACTTGTTGTCCCCCTCCAACAAGACGTCACCCGAAAACGACGATGAGGATCCTAACGAGACAATGAACAGTGACTGCAACATTACAGTCATTCATGTGACAGATGGATTAACTGAAGGCAAGGACAAGGATAACAAGGATGGCAGTGACTCAGGAGTCGAGGGTTGCACTGCGGAGATACCCAGAGTGAACGGCTACTCCAGTAGTATAAACAACCTCGACGAGGTATCCTGCGACTCAAGTTTAGTATCCTGTAGTTCAGTATACGAAGATCCTTGTGGTACCCTTCCCGATGAGCTCCTCCCCCGCACTCCCCCGACCTCCCACTCCCGCGATCACACCTCCGAGGGTGGAAGCGAGAGTTCCTCCGTGACCGGTTCCACTGGTTCCCGTCCCACTCCTCGCACATCAAAGCGTCCCCCCTGTACCCCGACCACCACCACCAAAAAGAAGCCATCGAATCCCCCGCAGAAGACCTCGAGAATACGTCCGATGCCCCAAACTGAGCTCCCACGACCGAAATCCCGAGCGCCAATTGTCAAGGCGCCGCCCCCCAAGCAGACCGTGAAACCCTGGTCTGCGGGACCATCCGCCCGCTCTAGGACCCGATCCCGACCTGCACTCGACTCCCTGACTCTGTCAATTTCCTCGCCTCTCGCAAAGGAACTCGAGAAAGATCTGTTTCAAAGGAGTATAACACGAGGGACAACATCAAGCATCTCAAAATGTCGAACAACTCCGATAACCACCCCCTCGGAGGACGTCAAACGTACCTTGTCCACTCCCCGATCTTCAAAACTCCTGACGCGATCGATAACCGTCGACAAAACGCGCGTCAAAACAGATCTTCACAAACTAGAGACGAAGACAATAGAAACTTTCGGGACTTTTCCGAGAAGAAGGACATCGAAATTCAGTCTACCACCGTCGGAGGAGCCGAAGAAGTCCCTCAGCAGAGACCCGTCTTTGTCGCGGCTCGACAAACCCCGAATGAAATCTCTGCTGAAGGCAAAATCCACGGAGAGAACGATAATCTATCACGAAGTGAGCGTACAGACTGGTCTTACAGCTCCAGATATTGAGCAGCTGTTGAACGGCCTTCCTGCGAGGGCGTGCGGCCCCGAGGTCCCCGACAAGATCACCTCAGATACCCAGACAGACAACCCAATGATCCCAGAGTCCCTCTATCAGTCCCTCAAGGCCCAATTCGATGATCTTAAGAAGGAGAAGGACAAGCTCGAGCTGAAACTGTCGTCCACCGAACGCAATCTGATGGACGAGCGTTCGGATCATCACTTCACGCGTCAGGAACTTGATAAAAACCTCCAGAGAGTTCAGGCGATCCTCGGTAACACCGAAAATCCAGAGGGTAACGACTCCCTCCTGGAGTTGGAGTCCCATTTTCAGGAGTCGGGACAAGTCATAGCGAATCAGCAAGTTGAGATGGCGAATTTACAGTCCCTCTGCATAATGTTGAGTCGAGATCTTGAGAGAAGTCGGGCTGCCCACAATACCCTTCTGCAGGACCAACAGGAGGTGGAGGCCGAGACCCTCCAGCTTCAGGAGTTCCTGCATCTGGAGAAGACAGCGATGTCGGAGGCTATGAAGGAACTCGAAGCTGAACTCGTTCAAAAGAACGAACAACTGGCGTCCAAAGACGAAGAGATCAGAAGAGCGACTGAGGAGTGCAAGCATCTCGTCAGGATGAGTGAGCAGCGACGCCAGGAGAATCTCTCTCTGGAGATGAGAATGAGTGCAATTGAACGAAAGTCGAGGGAGCTTCTCCTGACACAGGGCGCTGCTGTCTCTGGCGCAGGGGTTGCACTGTCAGGACTTGGTAATAGGCTCGAGGCACTCGTCGATCAGCTGGTCAAGTCGTACAAAATATCGGAGAAGGACCTGGAGGATGTTATTTACCACAATGAGGCCTATTCAAAGTCCAATAGCAGCGCTGAATCATCTCCTGTGAGCTCGCGATCGCTGAACCTCGTGCCCTCGCCGAAGAGACACTCTTTCGTTTCGGCTGTGATCGGCGCCATCAGGAATGCAGCGACTCATCCCTTCGTGGTGAAGGGAGAAAAGGGAGTTGAGAAGGGACTGTTCAGGGAGTTTAGAGCTGACGAGAGGGAGGATCTGCTGGATTTTGAGACTGAGCCCTGTCTCATGATGGAGAGTGTTCTTGAGGATGTGCCTCTTCATGATGGGTATTCTAGGAATATGGTCAGCAGTTGTGACTCACTGAGGAGAGGATTTAGTGTTCCTGATGGGGGGCTCGATGGTTATGGCGATGCTGATTTGGGACGCAGTACTGAGGAATTCTCGTCGTTGAACAGTCTCACACAGGCGATATTAAATAGGAGGAGGGTGGAGGAGAATGAGGAGGAGGAGACGGCTGATGAGGAGGACGACGAGGACGAGAGTGGTGAGGGGGGTCAAGGGGATTATGGGACCGCTGTTAATCTTGTCGATCAGGTAATCGATGTCGATAATCTAGTTACCAAGTTGTTGAAAGTCTTGAGGATCATTCAGTTGGAGAATGATACTTGTATTAAGGAGCTGAGGGAGGAGAAGGGAGAGCTAGAGGGGAGACTCGCCATTGCTGAGAAGGAGGAGAGCACGGAG AAAACTGAAGGAGTGGCATCATGA
- the LOC135160324 gene encoding uncharacterized protein LOC135160324 yields MHRPPKENSTMRGDNLRLFLSSNTQTLQVIGDGCRLRVHENTGKIRMIGDGSRLEITGKNSGEIEYRGDGGRIVLGPQVAPKNILYVGDGGRIGRQTEIISKMKIIEKSSGIGTCQTSRIKTTVYTPD; encoded by the coding sequence ATGCACAGGCCACCGAAAGAGAACTCCACAATGCGTGGAGACAACTTGAGGCTCTTCCTCTCATCGAACACCCAGACTCTCCAGGTCATCGGGGACGGTTGTCGGTTGAGGGTCCACGAGAACACGGGGAAGATCCGGATGATCGGGGACGGCAGTCGCCTGGAGATAACAGGGAAAAACAGTGGAGAGATAGAGTATCGAGGTGATGGTGGAAGGATTGTCCTCGGTCCACAAGTTGCCCCGAAGAATATTCTGTACGTGGGGGATGGCGGGAGGATTGGGAGGCAAACTGAGATCATTTCTAAAATGAAGATCATCGAGAAATCCTCGGGAATTGGCACCTGTCAGACGTCGAGGATCAAAACTACAGTCTACACGCCTGATTGA
- the Corn gene encoding uncharacterized protein Corn isoform X1 yields MNAFGGKLAKIFFVENLISWKKDLETFSPKPSVVENEEKNVKMNDEEIEVDLKISELCLPASPQYITRQDSGVPEDLLSPSNKTSPENDDEDPNETMNSDCNITVIHVTDGLTEGKDKDNKDGSDSGVEGCTAEIPRVNGYSSSINNLDEVSCDSSLVSCSSVYEDPCGTLPDELLPRTPPTSHSRDHTSEGGSESSSVTGSTGSRPTPRTSKRPPCTPTTTTKKKPSNPPQKTSRIRPMPQTELPRPKSRAPIVKAPPPKQTVKPWSAGPSARSRTRSRPALDSLTLSISSPLAKELEKDLFQRSITRGTTSSISKCRTTPITTPSEDVKRTLSTPRSSKLLTRSITVDKTRVKTDLHKLETKTIETFGTFPRRRTSKFSLPPSEEPKKSLSRDPSLSRLDKPRMKSLLKAKSTERTIIYHEVSVQTGLTAPDIEQLLNGLPARACGPEVPDKITSDTQTDNPMIPESLYQSLKAQFDDLKKEKDKLELKLSSTERNLMDERSDHHFTRQELDKNLQRVQAILGNTENPEGNDSLLELESHFQESGQVIANQQVEMANLQSLCIMLSRDLERSRAAHNTLLQDQQEVEAETLQLQEFLHLEKTAMSEAMKELEAELVQKNEQLASKDEEIRRATEECKHLVRMSEQRRQENLSLEMRMSAIERKSRELLLTQGAAVSGAGVALSGLGNRLEALVDQLVKSYKISEKDLEDVIYHNEAYSKSNSSAESSPVSSRSLNLVPSPKRHSFVSAVIGAIRNAATHPFVVKGEKGVEKGLFREFRADEREDLLDFETEPCLMMESVLEDVPLHDGYSRNMVSSCDSLRRGFSVPDGGLDGYGDADLGRSTEEFSSLNSLTQAILNRRRVEENEEEETADEEDDEDESGEGGQGDYGTAVNLVDQVIDVDNLVTKLLKVLRIIQLENDTCIKELREEKGELEGRLAIAEKEESTEKTEGVAS; encoded by the exons ATGAATGCTTTTGGGGGAAAgttggcaaaaatattttttgtcgaGAATTTAATCAGCTGGAAAAAAGATCTCGAGACATTTTCTCCTAAACCATCGGTCGTCGAG AATGAAGAGAAGAACGTGAAGATGAATGACGAAGAGATTGAAGTCGATCTGAAGATTTCCGAGTTATGTCTACCAGCATCGCCTCAGTATATCACACGTCAGGATTCTGGTGTACCGGAGGACTTGTTGTCCCCCTCCAACAAGACGTCACCCGAAAACGACGATGAGGATCCTAACGAGACAATGAACAGTGACTGCAACATTACAGTCATTCATGTGACAGATGGATTAACTGAAGGCAAGGACAAGGATAACAAGGATGGCAGTGACTCAGGAGTCGAGGGTTGCACTGCGGAGATACCCAGAGTGAACGGCTACTCCAGTAGTATAAACAACCTCGACGAGGTATCCTGCGACTCAAGTTTAGTATCCTGTAGTTCAGTATACGAAGATCCTTGTGGTACCCTTCCCGATGAGCTCCTCCCCCGCACTCCCCCGACCTCCCACTCCCGCGATCACACCTCCGAGGGTGGAAGCGAGAGTTCCTCCGTGACCGGTTCCACTGGTTCCCGTCCCACTCCTCGCACATCAAAGCGTCCCCCCTGTACCCCGACCACCACCACCAAAAAGAAGCCATCGAATCCCCCGCAGAAGACCTCGAGAATACGTCCGATGCCCCAAACTGAGCTCCCACGACCGAAATCCCGAGCGCCAATTGTCAAGGCGCCGCCCCCCAAGCAGACCGTGAAACCCTGGTCTGCGGGACCATCCGCCCGCTCTAGGACCCGATCCCGACCTGCACTCGACTCCCTGACTCTGTCAATTTCCTCGCCTCTCGCAAAGGAACTCGAGAAAGATCTGTTTCAAAGGAGTATAACACGAGGGACAACATCAAGCATCTCAAAATGTCGAACAACTCCGATAACCACCCCCTCGGAGGACGTCAAACGTACCTTGTCCACTCCCCGATCTTCAAAACTCCTGACGCGATCGATAACCGTCGACAAAACGCGCGTCAAAACAGATCTTCACAAACTAGAGACGAAGACAATAGAAACTTTCGGGACTTTTCCGAGAAGAAGGACATCGAAATTCAGTCTACCACCGTCGGAGGAGCCGAAGAAGTCCCTCAGCAGAGACCCGTCTTTGTCGCGGCTCGACAAACCCCGAATGAAATCTCTGCTGAAGGCAAAATCCACGGAGAGAACGATAATCTATCACGAAGTGAGCGTACAGACTGGTCTTACAGCTCCAGATATTGAGCAGCTGTTGAACGGCCTTCCTGCGAGGGCGTGCGGCCCCGAGGTCCCCGACAAGATCACCTCAGATACCCAGACAGACAACCCAATGATCCCAGAGTCCCTCTATCAGTCCCTCAAGGCCCAATTCGATGATCTTAAGAAGGAGAAGGACAAGCTCGAGCTGAAACTGTCGTCCACCGAACGCAATCTGATGGACGAGCGTTCGGATCATCACTTCACGCGTCAGGAACTTGATAAAAACCTCCAGAGAGTTCAGGCGATCCTCGGTAACACCGAAAATCCAGAGGGTAACGACTCCCTCCTGGAGTTGGAGTCCCATTTTCAGGAGTCGGGACAAGTCATAGCGAATCAGCAAGTTGAGATGGCGAATTTACAGTCCCTCTGCATAATGTTGAGTCGAGATCTTGAGAGAAGTCGGGCTGCCCACAATACCCTTCTGCAGGACCAACAGGAGGTGGAGGCCGAGACCCTCCAGCTTCAGGAGTTCCTGCATCTGGAGAAGACAGCGATGTCGGAGGCTATGAAGGAACTCGAAGCTGAACTCGTTCAAAAGAACGAACAACTGGCGTCCAAAGACGAAGAGATCAGAAGAGCGACTGAGGAGTGCAAGCATCTCGTCAGGATGAGTGAGCAGCGACGCCAGGAGAATCTCTCTCTGGAGATGAGAATGAGTGCAATTGAACGAAAGTCGAGGGAGCTTCTCCTGACACAGGGCGCTGCTGTCTCTGGCGCAGGGGTTGCACTGTCAGGACTTGGTAATAGGCTCGAGGCACTCGTCGATCAGCTGGTCAAGTCGTACAAAATATCGGAGAAGGACCTGGAGGATGTTATTTACCACAATGAGGCCTATTCAAAGTCCAATAGCAGCGCTGAATCATCTCCTGTGAGCTCGCGATCGCTGAACCTCGTGCCCTCGCCGAAGAGACACTCTTTCGTTTCGGCTGTGATCGGCGCCATCAGGAATGCAGCGACTCATCCCTTCGTGGTGAAGGGAGAAAAGGGAGTTGAGAAGGGACTGTTCAGGGAGTTTAGAGCTGACGAGAGGGAGGATCTGCTGGATTTTGAGACTGAGCCCTGTCTCATGATGGAGAGTGTTCTTGAGGATGTGCCTCTTCATGATGGGTATTCTAGGAATATGGTCAGCAGTTGTGACTCACTGAGGAGAGGATTTAGTGTTCCTGATGGGGGGCTCGATGGTTATGGCGATGCTGATTTGGGACGCAGTACTGAGGAATTCTCGTCGTTGAACAGTCTCACACAGGCGATATTAAATAGGAGGAGGGTGGAGGAGAATGAGGAGGAGGAGACGGCTGATGAGGAGGACGACGAGGACGAGAGTGGTGAGGGGGGTCAAGGGGATTATGGGACCGCTGTTAATCTTGTCGATCAGGTAATCGATGTCGATAATCTAGTTACCAAGTTGTTGAAAGTCTTGAGGATCATTCAGTTGGAGAATGATACTTGTATTAAGGAGCTGAGGGAGGAGAAGGGAGAGCTAGAGGGGAGACTCGCCATTGCTGAGAAGGAGGAGAGCACGGAG AAAACTGAAGGAGTGGCATCATGA
- the LOC135160319 gene encoding uncharacterized protein LOC135160319 isoform X1, protein MVQINMRVFKIISLLLLSILSGLDCSPVSSLRLEHRAGLEEDTVLGLNDYEPQEPSTTVKPVEISEDTYDQRQNGTENYRIHVDGLVVVVAPVEALLLAGGIPDNFSNILAPPPPPEKPLDKPGDDEGPLKPTEKPIEVVEEEKPLDIKKISHRGHLKLVSFLAPLLRHIGQH, encoded by the exons ATGGTCCAAATAAATATGAGAGTCTTCAAAATCATTTCGCTGTTGCTCCTCTCAATTCTGAGTGGCTTGGACTGTTCTCCAGTGTCGTCGCTTCGTCTGGAGCACAGGGCTGGCCTCGAGGAGGACACAGTACTAGGCCTGAACGATTACGAACCCCAGGAGCCGTCGACAACAGTAAAACCAGTGGAGATATCGGAGGACACTTACGATCAACGTCAGAACGGTACTGAGAACTACAGGATTCACGTAGACGGTTTGGTCGTTGTGGTGGCCCCTGTGGAGGCTCTTCTGCTTGCTGGAGGAATCccggataatttttcaaatattctcgCGCCCCCACCGCCCCCGGAGAAACCCCTGGACAAACCTGGAGACGACGAGGGCCCTTTGAAACCTACCGAGAAGCCGATTGAGGTGGTGGAGGAGGAAAAACCGCTGgatatcaaaaaaatttcccacag gGGACATTTAAAGCTCGTCAGCTTCCTAGCACCTCTCCTAAGACACATTGGACAACACTGA
- the LOC135160319 gene encoding uncharacterized protein LOC135160319 isoform X2, whose protein sequence is MYLPLVIGILAVASATPVKYDQRQDGKLNLHAKLENLLVVVAPSSGSTGGSIDFDLPGILDHDLDFRRSSAQATNAEEKRIEKPEEVNVEHRKYEVIGEDAKFKRDELKLIGDAIENCGPGRYRDGVGICRAEDSVKEKA, encoded by the coding sequence ATGTATCTTCCACTTGTGATCGGTATCCTAGCTGTGGCGAGTGCCACTCCAGTCAAGTACGACCAGCGTCAGGATGGCAAGTTGAATCTTCACGCTAAACTGGAGAATCTCCTGGTGGTTGTCGCCCCATCCTCCGGCTCCACCGGTGGCTCCATCGATTTCGATCTCCCCGGGATTCTGGACCATGACCTGGACTTCAGACGATCCAGCGCTCAGGCGACCAACGCCGAGGAGAAGAGGATCGAGAAGCCCGAGGAGGTGAACGTCGAGCACAGGAAGTACGAGGTGATCGGAGAGGACGCTAAATTCAAGAGGGACGAGCTCAAGCTCATCGGTGATGCCATTGAAAACTGCGGACCTGGGAGGTATCGTGATGGTGTGGGAATCTGTCGTGCTGAGGACTCCGTCAAGGAGAAGGCCTGA
- the LOC135160303 gene encoding uncharacterized protein LOC135160303, whose translation MAGHWAPVLVKIPVSQSSKSAALFTLVSRFIVSSSLFLWGEHHLRDTRKKGHMKMPFPSLILVLVGLTCAKPTTYDQRQTGDLNVQIHLKDLRVVALVDTEMLEDYTDYNYSYDYSDFTIKPKPSPSSGSTTTVSAWHVWPTNAPNSTSKPNGTEQSSSSTTVSSEDSSSTPTSSLDDISSTPSSSNDNSTPAPSSANSPTTASSSDDNPPVVLSSHIESTASPVLTITKGPSDNVSGGQELSGGKSRSPGRCQTGYHPDAKGRCKKGSRRRLSLLPLMRKMLSKSPDPSSA comes from the exons ATGGCCGGTCATTGGGCGCCAGTGCTGGTTAAAATACCGGTTTCCCAGTCGTCAAAGAGTGCAGCTCTGTTCACTCTCGTCTCACGGTTCATCGTGTCAAGTTCGTTATTCCTCTGGGGAGAACATCATCTCCGTGACACGCGTAAAAAAGGGCATATGAAAATGCCATTTCCGTCGTTAATTCTCGTCTTGGTTGGCTTAACATGTGCCAAGCCAACAACCTACGATCAACGCCAGACTGGGGATCTCAACGTTCAGATTCATCTCAAGGACTTGAGGGTCGTTGCACTCGTCGACACGGAGATGCTCGAGGATTATACG GATTATAATTATTCCTACGATTACTCGGACTTCACAATCAAGCCCAAGCCTTCACCCTCTTCTGGATCAACAACAACAGTTTCTGCGTGGCATGTCTGGCCCACGAACGCCCCAAACTCCACCTCGAAGCCCAATGGAACTGAACAATCATCTTCGAGCACAACTGTGTCCTCTGAAGATAGCAGTTCTACACCTACCTCGTCTCTAGATGATATTTCTTCAACACCATCGTCTTCAAATGATAATTCTACACCTGCACCATCTTCAGCAAATAGTCCTACAACTGCCTCATCTTCAGATGACAATCCTCCAGTTGTATTGTCTTCTCATATTGAGTCAACAGCTTCTCCAGTTCTGACAATCACGAAGGGTCCTTCAGACAATGTGTCTGGAGGTCAGGAGCTATCAGGAGGGAAATCACGCAGTCCAGGTCGCTGTCAGACGGGATATCACCCCGACGCCAAGGGCCGGTGTAAAAAAGGATCGAGAAGACGACTCTCACTACTTCC GTTGATGAGGAAAATGCTGTCCAAAAGTCCAGATCCATCGTCTGCGTaa